GGCGACCCCGGCCGAGTCGGAGTAGTGGGGAACCGTTAGGCTGCTCGGGCCCAATGAGCGGCTATGACCATTTTCGATCTCTCCCAGCCCCTCGACGAGGACGTTCCCGTGTACCCTGGCGATCCAACTGTCTCACTCAACCCGCACGCAAGCCACGATGCCGACGGCTACCGTGTCACCGCACTCTCACTCGGAAGCCATAGCGGCACACACATCGACGCGCCCGCCCACACCGAACCGAACGGGGTGACGCTGGATTCGTTCCCCGTCGAGACGTTCTCGATGGACGCAGTGAAACTGGACTGCACCGGGTATAGAGCCGGTGACCCGATCCCACCCACCGTCCTGCCGACCGATCCGGACGCCGACACCCTCGTCTTTCATACC
This sequence is a window from Natranaeroarchaeum aerophilus. Protein-coding genes within it:
- a CDS encoding cyclase family protein; amino-acid sequence: MTIFDLSQPLDEDVPVYPGDPTVSLNPHASHDADGYRVTALSLGSHSGTHIDAPAHTEPNGVTLDSFPVETFSMDAVKLDCTGYRAGDPIPPTVLPTDPDADTLVFHTGWDAHWPEERYLVHPYLAPETASRVAELDCHVGIDALNVDPTGSDGENAGDSAGVPAHHAILGAGNLIVENLTNLGAVPQSFRLDVAPLPVTEADAAPVRAIGRTE